A stretch of DNA from Prochlorococcus marinus str. SB:
TATAGAAGATTTCTGCAATAAAATAAGAGTTGGTAAGAATGCACAAGTGAGTGATGATTTTATGATAATTTCACGTTGTGAAAGTTTGATTTTGGAACAAGGTATGAATGATGCCTTAACAAGATGTAGAGCATATTTAGAGGCTGGCTCTGATGGAATAATGATTCACTCAAGAAAATCAGATGGCAAAGAAATTCTTGAATTTTGCAGTCACTATAGAGAATTTGGAGCTGGTAGACCTCTTATAGTAGTTCCTTCATCATTTGATAAAATAACTGAAAAAGAATTTGAAGATGCTGGGGTTAATATAGTAATTTATGCAAATCATATGCTGAGGGCAGCATATCCTGCAATGTATAAAACCGCAAAATCAATTTTAGAAAATAAAAGGGCTTTTGAAGCAAGAGAATTTTGTATGTCTATTAAAGATATTCTAGAAATTATTCCAGGTACAAAAAATGCTTAGCCCAAAGGTCCTAGTAGATTTTCTTTTACAAAATAATATTAGTTTTTTTTCTGGAGTACCTGATTCCTTATTAAAGGATTTTTGTGCTTATGTGGATGACGAATTCCCAGAATCGCGTCATATAATCGCAGCAAACGAAGGAGCAGCAGTTGGACTTGGGATAGGACATCATTTATCTACCGGCGAAATACCTTTAATTTATTTGCAAAATTCTGGTCTTGGTAATACTGTTAATCCCTTATTATCTTTAGCAAGTGAAGAGGTATACTCAATTCCTATGCTCTTAGTAATTGGGTGGAGAGGCGAACCAGGTGTTAAAGATGAGCCTCAGCATATACATCAAGGAAGGATTACTCCTGATTTGTTGGATGTGATGGGTATTCCATATTCAATTATTGACAAAAATTTAAGTCAAAATCAAATTTTAGAATTGATAAAAAATCAAATTGAAGATTCTTTTGATAATAAAAAACCCGTATGTATTTTAGTTAGAAAAGGCACTTTCGAGACTTATAAAAAGAAGAATAATGAATCTATTAACTCTAATTATGAATTAGAGAGAGAAGAAGCAGTAGAAATTGCTACTAAAGAGTGCGAAACAAATTCAGTTATTGTATGTACAACTGGAATGCTTTCAAGAGAGCTTTTTGAATTTAGGGCTAATAATCAATTAGGCCATGGCAAGGATTTCTTATGTGTAGGTGGAATGGGTCATGCTTCTCAAATTGCTACTGGGATCGCAATTAATCAACCCCATAGACCTGTTTATTGTTTTGATGGAGATGGGGCATCATTAATGCATATGGGATCAATGGCTATTACTGGAACTAAAAATTTATCTAATCTGATACATCTTGTTTTTAATAATGGTTGTCATGAATCGGTTGGAGGGCAGCCAACAGTTGCTAGCAAATTTAGATTAAGTAATATTGCTAAATCTATTGGATATAAGTTTTCAGAAACTGTATCTGATAAGAAGAATCTTAAGAAAATTATTAGAGAAGCCCAATCAAGAAAGACTTCTTCTTTTATCGAAATTTTAGTTCGTCCCGGTCATAGATCTAATATTGGCAGGCCAACTACAACCCCAAATCAAAATAAAATTTCTTTAATGAAAACACTAAAACAAGATCTATAAATGTCTCAGCATGTAATTTCAGGTTTAGGCTCGATTTCCAAATTGATGAAAATCTTAGAAGATGAGCATGCTAAAAATATTTTAGTAGTAACTGGAAAAAAATCTTATTTTAAATCAGGTTCTGCAGAAGCTCTAAAACCCATATTTGATAAGTTTAATGTTTTTAAATTCAATGATTTTGAAATAAATCCAAAAATTGAGGATGCTATCAAAGGAACTAAAATAGCTAGGACTAACAATATAGACACCATTATTTCTATTGGTGGTGGAAGTGTGATTGATATTGCAAAGTTAATTTTGGCATTTTTTGCTTATGATCAGGATTTTAAAAAAATTATTAATGGGATTGAAAAACCAAAATTTTCACAGATAAACCATATATCTATACCAACAACTGCAGGGACTGGAAGCGAATCAACAAAATTCGCTGTAGTTTATCTTGATAAAATTAAATATTCAGTCGCTGCTGATTTCTTGATTCCAAAAACAGTAATACTAGATGGAACACTTTGTTTAAGTAATTCTCCTAGCCAAAAGGCATTCAATGGGTTAGATGCTTTGGCTCAAGCAATTGAAAGCCATTGGGCTTGCGGTAGTACAAAAGAAAGCAAATTTTTTTCGCGAAAAGCAATACCAATTTTATTTAAAGAATTGCCTAAGATTGTTTCTGGTAAAGCAAAAAACAATGAATTTCAGGATTTTTTCGAAGCATCTAATATGGCAGGTAGAGCTATAAATATTTCTAAAACTACCTCTCCTCATGCATTCTCTTATGCATTTACCAGTAAATACTTTATACCTCATGGTCAAGCTGTATGGTTGACTTTACCTAAAATTTTTGAAATTCACAAAAATGCTTTGTCTCTCGAGAAAGAAAAAATTGTTAATTATGATGATTTACAAACTTCGATAAGTGAAATAATTGATTTGTTAGGCATAAGTCAAAATGATATTGCTAATAATCTAAAAAAGTTTGTTTGTGCACTTGGTCTAGAACCTAGTATGGAAAAACTTGGAATATCTACAAGAGAGAAAAGGCAGGAAATTGCAAAAAATGTAAATCTAGAAAGACTTAAAAATAATCCAGTTTTATTTTCAAAGAAAGATATATGCGATGTTTTTAACCTATAAATTTTTATTCAGTTTTCCCATTCAACATGATTTGTTTTCTTTTTAGTATTTTCATCTAATATTAATTTAAGGCCACATAATAATATCCAAGAGGCGATACTTAATCTCGCATCAAAATATTGAATGTCAAATAATTGTGTAAAACAAAAAGTAAAAAATGATGTCCACCAAGCTTTTTCAAAATTATTAAATTCACTAGATTGGTTTTTTTTATCAAAAACTTTTTTGTATGACATAATCAATAACGCAACGATAGTAGAAATAAATAATAGGGCGACAGGATATCCATAACTTATTGCCAACTCAAGAATTATATTGTGCGGGTGTCCTTTCCATAAGTTTTGTTGTAATTCATAAATAATTGGAAAAGCTCCTGCACCTATACCAAATATTGGATTTATTAGACTTATATCAAAAGCACTTAAAAGGATTTCAAATCTTGTAACTTTAAGATTTCCAATCCCTTGACTTGCAAATTCCAACCAAATTTTAGTTGGAATTATTTCCCTGAGTATATCTTGAACATTACCAGAAAAAGTTTGGTAAACGGTTATTACTAATATTAATCCCACAAATAGAGCTAAAGGTAAAAGCCATGAAAGGCTACTTGTTCCAACAACTAAAGGGATAGAAATCAATATACATGCCCATGCATTCCTTGAGTTGGTTAATAATGTCGCAATCCCAACTGTAATTAAAAAAGATATGGAGAAAAACTTACTCAAAAAGGATTTTGATTTTTCGATAACGATTGCTATGCAAAATGGCCAAATTAAACTTAACCAAGCTCCAGCATAATTCTGGTTATTGAAAAGACCTGTTAATCCATGCTTAGTAATTGGACGCTGATACCACACTATTAAACCATTTAATGTCTCGAATGGTCCTGTCCAGTCAAAAAAATATTGACCAAAACCGCTGAAAATCACAGGAAAAGTAGCTGCAATTAATATAATTGCTGATTTTTTTCTTTTTTGTTCTGAATTTAAGTAAGGCTGCAAACTCCAAAACAACCAAAAAAATGGAAGCCAATTGAAAGTCCCAATAAATGAAAGTTTTGGATCTAATAAATCTTTGAAACTAGGATTTAAGTTTAAGGAATGTGTAAAGCTACTAAAGATAATCAGTAGACCACATATAAAAAATGATTTGTTCCAATTGCATTTAAAATAATTTTTTTCACAAATAAAACAACCTATAAAAGAAGAAATAAGAAGCAAAATTGAGCTAAAAAAAAGTGCACTTGGCAATAAAAATAGACCGGCTGAGAAGCAAAAATTACCAACTTTTTTTAATTGCAATTTATTATTATTCATAAAACTTTCTAAACGCTTCCTGCAGGATTCGAACCTGCGGCCCACTGCTTAGAAGGCAGTTGCTCTATCCAGCTGAGCTAAGGAAGCTAGAATTGTCATTTGGTTTTAGCCCAAAACTAGACTGTAACAATAACTTTTCTATTTTATATCAGTACTGTGCACCTAACCAATAAATTTAAAAACTTTCTCTACAATTTTACCTGATTTATTTATTCATAAAGCTATTTTTTTGTTGTTATTTCTTATCAATATTTTTAAGACTTAATTTTTTAATTGAGATTAACAATTTTTTTTTCTACAATAAAAAATGTACATTAATTAGATTATTGGCAAGACGTCTTTCAGTCCAAATTAAAAAAGAAATCTCAAATTTGTTCATTCATGAAAAATTAAGTGTTGAGCAATTATCTAAGAAATTTGAATGTACAAATGCAACCATCACTAGGAATTTAAAAAAAGAACTAGGTGATGAAAAGTATCAAGAAATTATTGGTTCGAGAATATCTAAAAGGAATTCAATAAACTCCAACAATGATATTAAATTCGACCAAGATAAAACGTTATCTTTAAATTCTGAAAAGCAAGAATTCAATTTTGTTGAATTACCTCCTATAGATTATGAAATAGAGAATTTCTCAAGAAAGGAACTTTCATCTGTCCCAATTCAAGAAATTGAATTCCCTAATGTTGTCTATATGATCGTTAGTAAAAATATTGAATTAGAAATAAAATTATTAAAAGATTATCCTGATTGGGAATTCCTCCCAGAAGAAGACTTAAAAAGAAAAGCAATAGAAATACATTTTGATTCAAAATCAGCTAAACGAGCTTGTAGTAAGGAACAAAAGGTTATTAAAGTGCCTAATACAGATGTATTTAGAATTGTATCTCCTATCCTTATTTCAAGAGGGATATCAAGAATTGTAAGTGCTGAGAAATTAATAGCTCTTTAATTTATAAATTTCTCTTATTTATATTAATTTTAAGAAAAGTACCTATTAAAGATCCGCAAATAAAATTGGTACCAATGATAAAACTTATTGGTAATTTAATTGTCTCATTTTTTAAAAAGTTAATTTTACTTTTATTAGAACTATTTTGTATGCCAATCATCAACAAAAAAAATAAACAGGAATTGAACGTTATTGCAAAAAATATTTTTTTCAATGTAAGGGACATTTATTTTTATAAATAATCATTAATTTAAATTATAAATTATGCTTTTTTTTATGCCATTTTTTTTAGCCAAATACTTTGAAGCAGCTGATAGACTTAACCCCGCCTTCATTAACTCTTTGAGATCTCTTTTTAAATCAGCTTTGTCAAGTTCTTGTTGTTGTTCTTTTTTTCTACCTTTAATAACAAGAGTTATTTCACCTTTTACTTCTTTATCTTGAAAGTACATTATTGCATTATTAATATTGTCCCCAATATGTTCTTCGAATTTTTTAGTTAATTCTCTAGCTACCATGATTTCTCTTTCTCCTTCACAAAACTCTAATAAATCAAGTAATAATTTTTTGAGTCGATGGGGGGATTCGTAAATTATAGTAGTTTTTTCACTTTTACTAATTTCAAAAAGAATTTTCTCTCTATCAATATTTTTCTTTGGAAGAAAACCTTCAAATATAAATTTAGAAGATGGTATGCCACTAGAGACTAGTGCGGTAATTGCAGCGCATGCTCCAGGTATGCAAATAACCCCTATTCCTTCTGATTTGACTTCACTTACTAAATTTTCTCCAGGATCGCAAATTCCTGGCATACCCGCATCACTCACAAGTGCAATTGATTTTCCTGTTTTTAACTCCTCAATTAATTTTGAAATTTTATTTAGAGAATTTTCTTTATTAAAACTTATTAAATTATTAGAAATACTAAATTTATTCATTAATTTTTTTGTTTGTCGTGTATCCTCACAAATAACTAAAGAAACGTTTTTAAGAATATTTAATGCTCTTTGTGATATATCGTTTAAATTACCTATTGGCGTACCTACTATATATAAAGTACCGTTTTCAGGTTCTTCTTTTCTGTGGGATAATGAGGAATTATTTTTCATTTTATGGTTAACTTACCTTCTGGTGTAGATATTAATAATCTTATCGATGATCTGAGGATTTTCAGCTGGGAGGCGGCAGATATTTTGCTTTATTATTCTAAATTGTTAGAAGATTCACAGGCAAAAAGAAATATTCTCCAAAATAATAATGAAAATGATCCTGTTACATTAGCTGATTTGAAAGTCAATGAATTGATTATCAAGAGAATAAATGAAAAATATAAAAATATTAACTGGGATATTTTGAGTGAAGAAAATGTTAAAACTTCAAATAACTTTGTTACCAAAAATGATTGGATATGGGTTTTTGATCCTCTTGATGGAACGAAAGATTTTATCCAGGGAACAGGTAACTATGCAATGCATTTGGCATTGAACTTTAAACAAAAACCATATTTAGGATTTGTTTTGATTCCAGAAAAAAATCAATTATGGATTACAGATGGGGAAAAAACATGGTGCGAAAAAAGAGATGGTTCAAAACATAAACCAAATCTTCTTAATAATAAGAATCTTAAAGACATGACTTTAGTTACAAGTAAAAATCATAGAAATGAAATCCTGAGAAAATTAATTCAAAAAATTAATTTTTGCAAAGTGGAAATAATGGGAAGCATTGGCTGCAAAATAGCATCTATAGTTAATGGAGAAAGTGATATTTATATTTGTCTAAGTTTACTTGGGAAAAGCTCTCCAAAAGATTGGGATTTTGCTGCACCAGAATCTATTCTGAAAGCAGCTGGTGGCGCAATTACAAATTTAAATAATCAAGAACTTACTTATGGGCAAAAAAGTTTCCATCAAGGGGGCGTTATAGTCGCAACAGGTAATAGGAATACCCACGAGAGTATCTGTCTCGAAATAAAGAAAATTATCGACGATAACGGAATTTATCCTCTTTAGTTTTTAATTGAGCGGAGCAACTGGAGTAGGGGTTGGTTCTGGATAAGACATTCCATTATTTTGTCCTACACCTCTTAAGGTAAGATTAATTCTTCCTCTGCTATCAATTTCTCTAACTCTTACGGTCACCTCATCTCCTTGTCTAACTACATCTTCGACTCTCTCAACTCTTGCTTCGGATAGTTGGGATATGTGAACCATTCCTTCCTTACCTGGCAATATTTCCACGAAAGCACCTATAGGTATTATTCTTGTTACAACTCCAGAGAAGATCTCACCTTCATGTACCTTGCGGGTTAATCCTTCTATTATCTTTTGAGCTTCTTCTGCAGCAGCTCCGTCATGAGAAGCAATAGTAACAATCCCACCATCTTCTATATCTATTTTTGTATTAGTTCTTTCAGTGATTCCTTTAATAGTTCTTCCCCCTGGTCCAATAACTGTTCCTATAAGCTCAGGGTCAATTCTAAAGCTTAATAGTCTTGGAGCATGAGGAGAAAGTGATTCTTGAGGCTTGTCTATTGCTGCTTGCATCTTTTCTAAAATGTGTAATCTTGCAGGACGTGCTTTTTTAATCGCATCAGAAATAATAGAGACTGGTAAACCTGTAATTTTCATATCCATTTGTAAAGCAGTTATACCCTTATCAGTTCCTGCAACTTTAAAGTCCATATCTCCAAGAAAGTCTTCAATGCCTTGAATATCTGTAAGAATTCGTACTTCTTTACCTTCCTTGATTAAGCCCATGGCAGTACCACTTACAAGTGCTTTGAGAGGAACGCCTGCATCCAATAATGAAAGCGTGCTCCCACATACGGAACCCATTGAAGTTGATCCGTTGGAACTTAAAACTTCGCTAACTACCCTAAGCACATAAGGAAATGTTTCTTTGCCAGGCAATACAGGTATTATTGCTCTCTCAGCTAATGCTCCATGGCCAATTTCTCTCCTTCCAGGAGTTCTCATCGGCCTTGTTTCTCCTACTGAATATGGAGGGAAATTATAGTGATGAAGATAAGTTTTTTCTGTGCTTGGATTGAGGTCGTCCATTTCTTGAGCATCACTCGGAGTACCTAATGTAGTTGTAGATAAAACTTGGGTTAAACCTCTTTGAAATAAAGCCGATCCATGCACTCTTTTGGGAAGAATTCCGGCTGAAGCAGATATTTTTCTTACTTCATCGAGATCTCTTCCATCAACTCTTTTCCCATTATTAATGATTTGCGACCTCATTAATTTCTTGGTAAGTTTTTTAAAGTCAACACTTAATGACTTATCATTTTCTGATAAAAGAACTTTTAATTGATTGTCCTCTTTCAAAGATTCGATTTTGGCTTGCGTCTCTACTTTTATTTTTTCGAGTTCAAGATCTCTCTCTTCCTTTGAAAGATCAAATTTCTTTAAAATTAACTCAATCGGTTTTGTACAATTTTTCTCTAAATAAGAGGGCAATGTTTTATCTTCTTCAGGAGCAGATGGCTTAATTTGTTTTATTCCTAAGTCTTTTAATAAATCTTCTTGAGATTTAATAAGTTCAGTAACTGCTTCATAACCAAAATCTATAGCTTCAATAGTATCTTGCTCCGATAATTGGTTAGCACCTGCCTCAATCATCACAATGCCTTCAGGTGAACCTGCAACAACAATATCTAAATCTCCTTTTTCTATTTCTCTATAACTTGGATTTAAGATAAAGTCATCTCCTATTAGGCCAACTCTAACCGCAGCCATTGGCCCATAAAATGGAATCTCTCCAACTAAAGTTGCTATTGAAGCCCCAGTAACAGCTAAAACATCTGCTGGAACTCTTTCATCAAGAGAAAGACAAGAGGCAACAATTTGTATCTCGTCTCTCATCCATGACGGGAAAAGTGGCCTCATTGGTCTGTCAATTAATCTTGCTATTAAAGTCGCTCTTTCTGGAGGGCGGCCTTCTCTCCTCATAAAACCACCAGGAATTCTTCCAGCAGCATATAGTTTCTCCTCATAGTCACAAATTAGAGGTAGAAAGTCTGAAGGATCTTTTTTTATATTTTTTGTTGCTGTAACTAATAGAGAGGTGTCACCGCACTCAATCATTACTGATCCATTTGCTTGAGGAGCATATAGTCCTGTAGTTAGTCGTATCTCTCGTCCGTCAAACGTGATCGACTTATTTTGTCCTTCCACTTTTTAAATTATTAATCTATACATGACTTATTCTTACATTTTATAGGGACATATTGAGTAAATTATTTAGATAAGCTATAAAAATTCTTAAATTTGTTCCAAAATGAATTTTAATTGGGCAGATTTTGTATCTTACGGTAGATAATAAAGATACAAAAATATTACTTGTACTACCAACTTGATTTAACTACCCCAGGAAGCTCACCATTGTGAGCTCTTTGTCTTAACTGATTCCTACAAAGACCAAAGTCTCTGTAGACTCCTCTTGGTTTGCCAGTTGCCCAACATCTATTTCTAACTCTGTTTGGGGCAGAGTTTCTTGGCAGACCCTGTATCTTTCTATGTATTTCTAATCTTTCCATTGGGTCTTTTGCAGCATTGAATTCATCTAATAATGATTTTCTTTTTGCAGCATATTTCTTTACAAGCTTTTTGCGTTTGACTTCTCTCGCAATCATGGACTTTTTAGCCATTTAATAGAATTTTTTAACTAAATCTTATTTTAACAGCCTGGATAACAATTTTAAAAATTTATTTATTGGTTTAATAATCTTTGTACAATTAAAAGTTGACTAGTATCCCTTATGATAAGTAGAACACTTAGCCCAACTAAAAGAAAGAAACTTGATTGAGTAACTACCATTTGTACCTTAACTGGAACTGGTTTTCCTCTAAAGCCCTCAATCAAAGTGAAAACAAGTTGTCCCCCATCCAATAGTGGTAAAGGTAAAGAATTTAGAACTGCTAAGTTTATAGAAATAAGTGCTGCAAATAATAATATTCCAGTTCCTCCTTGTTGTGATAGTTGAGCACCAATTTCAACAATTTTTACGGGCCCACTTAATTGTTGAGCTGTAGAGGAGAAATTTGTAATTAATCCTTTATAACCTTGTATTGTTTTTATCAAAAGTGATGAAAACTCATTATTGGTGTATTTAAAAAGTTCAAATATGTTTTTTGTCTTTTTAGTCCCTTTTTTTATATTAGGTTGTAATTGAGCACCTATTGTACCCTTTCCATTTATGTTTTTTGGGAACAAAGTTAAATCTTTCAGAACTCCATCTCTATCAATTGTTATAGAAATAGGGCGCTCAGATGCATTTTGAATCTCCTTTACTAAAGCAGTAACTGCTTGATCTCCAACTCCTAAAGTATTGCTTTCAATTTTTAAGATTTTATCTCCTGCTTGTAATCCAGCAAGAGAAGCAGCCTTCTCGGGCTGAGTAGCCAAAACTAAAATACCAGGCTCGGGATCAAATGGAATTCCAATAGTAGTTAAATTTACGATCAGAATAGTATAGGCAAGAATTAAGTTAGCAATTACCCCAGCGGATATAACAATCACTCTTTGAACAACTGGTCTATTTTTTAAAAGATTTGGATCTTTAGGGTCAATATTATTTATTTCTTCATCAGGGAAGGAAACAAATCCCCCTAATGGAAAGGCTCTAAGTGAATAGGTTATGTTTTTATATCTTTTCTGGATTATTGATGGTCCAAAACCAATTGAAAATCCATCAACATATATACCTTGCAATATTGCCGCAAGAAAATGTCCCATCTCATGAAAAAATATGAGAAATCCCAGAACTGTAATTGAGGTTAAAACGTTCATTTAAATATCTTAAGCAGTTTTTAAAATATTTGATCCAAAATATGGAACTAGAGCATCTGGAATTTTAACGCTCCCATCTGTTTGTTGGCCATTCTCTAGAATAGCAGCCATAGTTCTTCCAATAGCAAGCCCACTACCATTTAAAGTGTGCAGATATGTATTTTTCTTATCAATTTTTGCTCTTATTGAGGATCTGCGAGCTTGAAAGTCTAAACAGTTGCTACAACTTGAAATTTCCCTGTAGCATTTACTACTTGGTAGCCAGACTTCAAGATCAAAAGTTCTGCTTGAAGAAAAACCTAAGTCTCCAGTACAAATATCAACTAGTCTGTAAGGTAGATTGAGCTTTTTTAAAATACTTTCTGCATCAGAGGTGATCTTTTTATGAGCTTCTATAGATTTACTTGGATCGCAAAACCAATATAGTTCAACTTTATTAAATTGATGAAGTCTTATTAAACCTTTTGTATCCTTTCCATAACTACCAGCTTCTCTCCTAAAACATGGGCTATATGCAACATACTTAAGGGGTAATTTCTTGAGATCAATAATATCATTTCTATGAAAAGCAGTTAGTGGAACTTCAGCAGTGGGAGAAAGCCATAGGTCGTCGT
This window harbors:
- the aepY gene encoding phosphonopyruvate decarboxylase — encoded protein: MLSPKVLVDFLLQNNISFFSGVPDSLLKDFCAYVDDEFPESRHIIAANEGAAVGLGIGHHLSTGEIPLIYLQNSGLGNTVNPLLSLASEEVYSIPMLLVIGWRGEPGVKDEPQHIHQGRITPDLLDVMGIPYSIIDKNLSQNQILELIKNQIEDSFDNKKPVCILVRKGTFETYKKKNNESINSNYELEREEAVEIATKECETNSVIVCTTGMLSRELFEFRANNQLGHGKDFLCVGGMGHASQIATGIAINQPHRPVYCFDGDGASLMHMGSMAITGTKNLSNLIHLVFNNGCHESVGGQPTVASKFRLSNIAKSIGYKFSETVSDKKNLKKIIREAQSRKTSSFIEILVRPGHRSNIGRPTTTPNQNKISLMKTLKQDL
- a CDS encoding phosphonoacetaldehyde reductase; this encodes MSQHVISGLGSISKLMKILEDEHAKNILVVTGKKSYFKSGSAEALKPIFDKFNVFKFNDFEINPKIEDAIKGTKIARTNNIDTIISIGGGSVIDIAKLILAFFAYDQDFKKIINGIEKPKFSQINHISIPTTAGTGSESTKFAVVYLDKIKYSVAADFLIPKTVILDGTLCLSNSPSQKAFNGLDALAQAIESHWACGSTKESKFFSRKAIPILFKELPKIVSGKAKNNEFQDFFEASNMAGRAINISKTTSPHAFSYAFTSKYFIPHGQAVWLTLPKIFEIHKNALSLEKEKIVNYDDLQTSISEIIDLLGISQNDIANNLKKFVCALGLEPSMEKLGISTREKRQEIAKNVNLERLKNNPVLFSKKDICDVFNL
- a CDS encoding O-antigen ligase family protein, with the translated sequence MNNNKLQLKKVGNFCFSAGLFLLPSALFFSSILLLISSFIGCFICEKNYFKCNWNKSFFICGLLIIFSSFTHSLNLNPSFKDLLDPKLSFIGTFNWLPFFWLFWSLQPYLNSEQKRKKSAIILIAATFPVIFSGFGQYFFDWTGPFETLNGLIVWYQRPITKHGLTGLFNNQNYAGAWLSLIWPFCIAIVIEKSKSFLSKFFSISFLITVGIATLLTNSRNAWACILISIPLVVGTSSLSWLLPLALFVGLILVITVYQTFSGNVQDILREIIPTKIWLEFASQGIGNLKVTRFEILLSAFDISLINPIFGIGAGAFPIIYELQQNLWKGHPHNIILELAISYGYPVALLFISTIVALLIMSYKKVFDKKNQSSEFNNFEKAWWTSFFTFCFTQLFDIQYFDARLSIASWILLCGLKLILDENTKKKTNHVEWEN
- the rsmI gene encoding 16S rRNA (cytidine(1402)-2'-O)-methyltransferase, yielding MKNNSSLSHRKEEPENGTLYIVGTPIGNLNDISQRALNILKNVSLVICEDTRQTKKLMNKFSISNNLISFNKENSLNKISKLIEELKTGKSIALVSDAGMPGICDPGENLVSEVKSEGIGVICIPGACAAITALVSSGIPSSKFIFEGFLPKKNIDREKILFEISKSEKTTIIYESPHRLKKLLLDLLEFCEGEREIMVARELTKKFEEHIGDNINNAIMYFQDKEVKGEITLVIKGRKKEQQQELDKADLKRDLKELMKAGLSLSAASKYLAKKNGIKKSIIYNLN
- a CDS encoding 3'(2'),5'-bisphosphate nucleotidase CysQ; its protein translation is MVNLPSGVDINNLIDDLRIFSWEAADILLYYSKLLEDSQAKRNILQNNNENDPVTLADLKVNELIIKRINEKYKNINWDILSEENVKTSNNFVTKNDWIWVFDPLDGTKDFIQGTGNYAMHLALNFKQKPYLGFVLIPEKNQLWITDGEKTWCEKRDGSKHKPNLLNNKNLKDMTLVTSKNHRNEILRKLIQKINFCKVEIMGSIGCKIASIVNGESDIYICLSLLGKSSPKDWDFAAPESILKAAGGAITNLNNQELTYGQKSFHQGGVIVATGNRNTHESICLEIKKIIDDNGIYPL
- a CDS encoding polyribonucleotide nucleotidyltransferase, yielding MEGQNKSITFDGREIRLTTGLYAPQANGSVMIECGDTSLLVTATKNIKKDPSDFLPLICDYEEKLYAAGRIPGGFMRREGRPPERATLIARLIDRPMRPLFPSWMRDEIQIVASCLSLDERVPADVLAVTGASIATLVGEIPFYGPMAAVRVGLIGDDFILNPSYREIEKGDLDIVVAGSPEGIVMIEAGANQLSEQDTIEAIDFGYEAVTELIKSQEDLLKDLGIKQIKPSAPEEDKTLPSYLEKNCTKPIELILKKFDLSKEERDLELEKIKVETQAKIESLKEDNQLKVLLSENDKSLSVDFKKLTKKLMRSQIINNGKRVDGRDLDEVRKISASAGILPKRVHGSALFQRGLTQVLSTTTLGTPSDAQEMDDLNPSTEKTYLHHYNFPPYSVGETRPMRTPGRREIGHGALAERAIIPVLPGKETFPYVLRVVSEVLSSNGSTSMGSVCGSTLSLLDAGVPLKALVSGTAMGLIKEGKEVRILTDIQGIEDFLGDMDFKVAGTDKGITALQMDMKITGLPVSIISDAIKKARPARLHILEKMQAAIDKPQESLSPHAPRLLSFRIDPELIGTVIGPGGRTIKGITERTNTKIDIEDGGIVTIASHDGAAAEEAQKIIEGLTRKVHEGEIFSGVVTRIIPIGAFVEILPGKEGMVHISQLSEARVERVEDVVRQGDEVTVRVREIDSRGRINLTLRGVGQNNGMSYPEPTPTPVAPLN
- the rpsN gene encoding 30S ribosomal protein S14 — protein: MAKKSMIAREVKRKKLVKKYAAKRKSLLDEFNAAKDPMERLEIHRKIQGLPRNSAPNRVRNRCWATGKPRGVYRDFGLCRNQLRQRAHNGELPGVVKSSW
- the rseP gene encoding RIP metalloprotease RseP, with protein sequence MNVLTSITVLGFLIFFHEMGHFLAAILQGIYVDGFSIGFGPSIIQKRYKNITYSLRAFPLGGFVSFPDEEINNIDPKDPNLLKNRPVVQRVIVISAGVIANLILAYTILIVNLTTIGIPFDPEPGILVLATQPEKAASLAGLQAGDKILKIESNTLGVGDQAVTALVKEIQNASERPISITIDRDGVLKDLTLFPKNINGKGTIGAQLQPNIKKGTKKTKNIFELFKYTNNEFSSLLIKTIQGYKGLITNFSSTAQQLSGPVKIVEIGAQLSQQGGTGILLFAALISINLAVLNSLPLPLLDGGQLVFTLIEGFRGKPVPVKVQMVVTQSSFFLLVGLSVLLIIRDTSQLLIVQRLLNQ